A region from the Flavobacterium enshiense genome encodes:
- a CDS encoding T9SS type A sorting domain-containing protein translates to MKRNYFYIILLSAFLFSASAMAQDNKNASVNKTQESTIEGLSIYPNPTTGDKIYIVSKLSLDKEIEIFDVLGKRILQTTISSKELNIGNLNAGVYIIKIKEGEASATRKLIVK, encoded by the coding sequence ATGAAAAGAAATTACTTTTATATTATCCTTCTTTCTGCCTTTTTATTTTCCGCGTCAGCCATGGCTCAGGATAATAAGAATGCTTCCGTGAACAAAACCCAAGAAAGCACAATTGAAGGTTTAAGTATTTATCCTAACCCAACTACTGGTGACAAGATTTACATTGTCTCTAAATTATCATTGGATAAAGAAATTGAAATTTTCGATGTCCTTGGGAAAAGAATACTTCAAACTACAATTAGTTCTAAAGAACTAAACATAGGCAACCTTAATGCAGGTGTTTACATCATCAAAATCAAAGAAGGCGAAGCTTCAGCTACAAGAAAACTGATTGTTAAGTAA